GCACTGAGCACACTTGCTGCACTCAACAGGGACACAAGAACTCTTCTACCAAGACACCACATCTCGCAGAATCCTTTCTCCGGTCAAGGCTGACGGTGAGAGATCCGGACGAACACCCAACCAGGGCCTCCGGCATGGACTCGCTCACAATGAATAAATCCGATGAATCGCTGACGCTGTTTAGGAAAGAGAGAAACGAGGAGGCCCCCGTGACGTCCGCGGGGCACGAGGTTCGGTCTGTAACGAATCGGTGGCTTCCTGATCGACCAGGCCGCTCAACCGAACATTGACTTCAAACAAACCCTGGACGGCGTCGAGGTCTTGCCCTGCCGCACACATCCAGGAACAGAGCACCGTGCTGTGGACGTCGGCCCCATGATGGGCATGGTGTGATACATGTTCCAACGCGTGGGGATAGACAAGCCCCTGGAGCGCCAGCAACGAGCAGGCGAGGAGGAGACTCACTGCAAGGTGACGGGTCCGGGTCATCAATCTCACCGAAGAGCCACCGTTTTGGCAGGCGTAGCGGCTTGAATCCGGCCGACAATGTCGTGAATTCTGGCCTCAGTCAACAGCCCACCCTTAATGTATTCCCGCACCACGCCGTTCTGATCGATGAAGACACTCACCGGCAAGCCGAACACGCCGTACTGGTTGGCCACTTTGTTTTCGTGATCGAGGAGCACAGGGAAGGTATGCTTATAGGCCACGATGTGCTCGCGCACCTTGCCTTCATCCTCCAATTCATTCACCGCCAACACGACAAACCCTTTTTCGCGCAGCTCATCGTACACGGTCTGCATCGCGGGCATTTCCGTTGTGCAGGGTTTGCACCAGGTCGCCCAGAAATTGAGAAGCACGACCTTGCCCCGGTATTGCTCAAGCTTATGCGACTTGCCGTCAAGATCCGTCAGCGAGAATTCACTGGCGGGCATCCCCGCAGCCGGCGGACGCGAGCCCATGGCCCACACCGTACCTGCCACTCCCACAAGCATCAAGACGGCAAGGACGATGCTGCCCTCCCACCAGCCTGTGCACGTTCGGTTCAAGAACGACCGGTTCCGCAATCTGTTCATGGCATCCCCTTCCTTTATGCGGCTGCTCACTTGCCCAACCCTCGAATGGAGAGATTGCTGTCCCGCCCGCCTTGCCCCGGCCTCACAATCACGCCCGGCACCGACTCCATGGATTCTTTCAGCGTCCGGGTGGGTTGGTCGCTCAGTTCGGTCCTCGGCACCGACGAGCGGCTGACCCCGTCCGGCTGCTGCTTCAATTGATTCA
The Nitrospira sp. DNA segment above includes these coding regions:
- a CDS encoding redoxin domain-containing protein → MNRLRNRSFLNRTCTGWWEGSIVLAVLMLVGVAGTVWAMGSRPPAAGMPASEFSLTDLDGKSHKLEQYRGKVVLLNFWATWCKPCTTEMPAMQTVYDELREKGFVVLAVNELEDEGKVREHIVAYKHTFPVLLDHENKVANQYGVFGLPVSVFIDQNGVVREYIKGGLLTEARIHDIVGRIQAATPAKTVALR